A single region of the Cyclopterus lumpus isolate fCycLum1 chromosome 16, fCycLum1.pri, whole genome shotgun sequence genome encodes:
- the pde11al gene encoding LOW QUALITY PROTEIN: dual 3',5'-cyclic-AMP and -GMP phosphodiesterase 11A (The sequence of the model RefSeq protein was modified relative to this genomic sequence to represent the inferred CDS: inserted 2 bases in 2 codons; deleted 7 bases in 6 codons; substituted 3 bases at 3 genomic stop codons), whose protein sequence is MTTFDFSDIEAFLDCHPDLFEEYLVRKAKCDQVSRWLKAHQPLKVSTAEEKRGAAAATDPLWTTNPDGLRRRSSHMELRRNFARSKATTAHRTYDEHVSLSNHETQSSTRRRALLRKASSLPPTTAHILSALLESRVNVPQYASSAIDYKYRLKESNEREFFLELVKDISNDLDLTNLSYKILINVCILVDADRCSLFLVEGPAHKRTLVSKFFDVHSGTTVRPSPSTLNSNEVQVPWGKGIIGYVAEHGETVNIPNAYEDHRFSDEIDKLTGYKTQSILCMAICNSDGEVTGVVQAINKNPMGTPFTEDDEKVLQMYLPFCGISITNAKLFSESRKEYERSRALLEVVNDLFEEQTDLEKIVRKIMQRALTLLQCERCSVLLLEDIDTPVVKFSKTFELMSPLCDMDRDISMEKLPCSDWLINNSIAELVASTGLPVNISDVCQDPRFDAEADQASGFHIRSVLCVPIWNRTHHIIGVAQILNRLDRKTFNDADQRLFEAFVIFCGLGINNTMMYNQVKKMWAKQSVALDMLSYHATCCKLEVDRLKGSKDPLSRELGIDEFHFNDFSLDNDTMITASLRMFLDLGVVKSFKIDYEVRALXMSCLCRWLLTVRKNYRTVAYHNWRHAXNVSQCMFAMITTASFQDVLSEAEILALMVGCLCHDLDHEGTNNAFQAKXALPLALLYGTSATLEHHHFNHAVMILQSEGHNIFANLCSKEYSNMMQLLKQAILSTDLTLHFERRTKFFECVLSGEFSWTDEGHRQVLRSMLMTGCDLGAVTRXWKISKQVAELVTSEFFEQGDRERSELKVTQRXAIFDRNRKDELPVLQLEWIDGICKPLYQALLKLNRKLQPMVDGIDANRIKWQELCSSYQETRRASVSNQSGVSDQSPEPHEAADTNTETTETLKSVENTKFGSKSKCVSIEQQSKLRLTLVKNNRADVNVLALAVTGEPRGGTEGTLGKSVQSGLACATQTTTHSMHSPSQQDPAIWTHFCSDKVALKAHLYEGCIHRGPQECACLGEN, encoded by the exons atgacaacatttgACTTCTCGGATATTGAGGCATTTTTGGACTGCCATCCAGACCTCTTCGAGGAGTATCTCGTTCGAAAGGCGAAATGTGATCAGGTTAGCAGATGGTTGAAGGCGCATCAGCCGTTGAAAGTATCTACAGCCGAGGAGAAGCGTGGCGCTGCTGCAGCCACGGACCCGCTCTGGACGACCAACCCGGACGGGCTCCGGCGCAGATCGTCCCACATGGAGCTGCGACGGAACTTCGCCCGGTCCAAAGCCACCACCGCACACCGGACCTACGACGAGCATGTGAGTCTCAGCAATCACGAGACCCAGTCCAGCACGAGGCGCCGTGCGCTCCTGCGTAAAGCCAGCTCCCTGCCTCCGACCACCGCGCACATCCTGAGCGCCCTGCTGGAGTCCAGGGTCAACGTGCCACAGTATGCTTCCAGCGCCATCGACTACAAATACAGACTCAAGGAATCCAACGAGAGGGAGTTTTTCTTGGAGTTAGTGAAAGATATCTCCAATGACTTGGATCTGACAAACCTCAGTTACAAGATCCTGATCAATGTGTGTATCTTGGTAGATGCAGACAGGTGTTCGCTGTTCCTCGTGGAGGGACCCGCGCACAAGAGGACACTGGTGTCTAAATTCTTTGACGTTCACTCTGGCACCACTGTCAGGCCATCACCCAGCACCCTTAACTCCAATGAAGTGCAGGTGCCATGGGGGAAGGGCATCATTGGATATGTGGCAGAGCATGGGGAAACTGTAAACATCCCAAACGCATATGAG GACCACCGCTTCAGTGATGAGATAGACAAGTTAACAGGCTACAAGACTCAGTCCATCCTCTGTATGGCCATCTGTAACAGTGATGGGGAAGTCACAGGTGTTGTACAAGCAATCAACAAAAATCCCATGGGCACGCCCTTCACTGAGGATGATGAGAAG GTTCTGCAGATGTATCTCCCATTCTGTGGAATATCGATTACCAATGCCAAGTTGTTTTCGGAGTCTCGCAAGGAGTATGAAAGGAGTAGG GCTCTGCTGGAGGTGGTCAACGACTTATTTGAGGAGCAGACCGACCTGGAGAAGATTGTTAGGAAGATCATGCAGCGAGCGCTGACCCTGCTGCAATGTGAACGCTGCTCCGTGCTTCTCCTTGAAGACATCGACACACCT GTTGTGAAGTTCTCCAAGACGTTTGAACTCATGTCTCCCCTGTGCGACATGGACCGTGACATCAG CATGGAAAAGCTACcgtgctctgattggctgatcaATAACAGCATTGCTGAGCTGGTGGCTTCCACAGGGCTGCCTGTGAACATCAGCGATGTGTGTCAGGACCCACGCTTTGATGCTGAG GCTGACCAGGCCTCAGGATTTCACATCAGATCAGTGTTATGTGTCCCCATCTGGAATCGAACTCATCATATCATTG GGGTCGCACAAATTCTGAATCGCCTAGACAGGAAGACGTTCAATGATGCAGACCAGCGACTGTTTGAG GCATTTGTGATATTCTGTGGACTTGGAATTAACAACACTATGATGTACAATCAAGTTAAGAAGATGTGGGCCAAGCAGTCTGTGGCACTGGAT ATGTTGTCCTACCATGCTACCTGTTGCAAGTTAGAAGTTGACAGACTTA AAGGCAGCAAAGATCCCCTGAGCAGGGAGTTAGGCATCGATGAGTTTCACTTCAACGACTTCTCTTTGGACAATGACACCATGATCACCGCGTCACTCCGAATGTTTCTGGACCTTGGTGTCGTCAAAAGTTTTAAAATTGACTATGAGGTGAGGGCCTTGTGAATGTCCT GTTTATGCCGCTGGCTTTTGACCGTGAGGAAGAACTATCGAACTGTGGCGTATCACAACTGGAGGCATG TCAATGTGTCGCAGTGCATGTTTGCTATGATCACA ACAGCCAGTTTCCAGGATGTCCTCTCAGAGGCTGAGATACTGGCGCTGATGGTCGGCTGCCTGTGTCATGACTTGGACCACGAGGGCACCAACAACGCATTTCAAGCCAAGTAA GCTCTGCCTCTGGCTCTGCTCTAT GGGACGTCCGCCACCCTGGAGCATCATCACTTC AACCATGCAGTCATGATCCTGCAAAGTGAG GGTCACAATATCTTTGCA AACCTCTGCTCTAAAGAGTATAGCAACATGATGCAACTATTGAAGCAGGCGATTCTCTCCACAGACCTTACTTTGCACTTTGA GCGCAGAACCAAGTTCTTTGAGTGTGTTCTGTCTGGGGAATTCAGCTGGACAGATGAAGGACACAGACAAGTTCTCAG GTCCATGCTGATGACAGGATGCGATCTGGGCGCAGTCACTC CCTGGAAGATATCCAAACAG GTTGCAGAGCTGGTGACGAGTGAATTCTTTGAA CAGGGTGACAGAGAGAGGTCTGAGCTTAAGGTGACCCAGCGGTAA GCCATATTTGACCGCAATCGCAAAGATGAACTACCTGTCTTACAGCTGGAATGGATAGATGGGATATGT AAACCCCTTTATCAG GCATTGCTGAAGCTCAACCGGAAGTTGCAGCCGATGGTTGATGGGATAGATGCCAATCGAATCAAATGGCAGGAGCTCTGCTCATCCTATCAGGAGACACGCAGAGCCTCAGTGTCCAATCAGAGTGGTGTATCAGATCAGAGTCCTGAGCCCCATGAAGCTGCAGATACAAACACCGAGACT ACAGAGACTCTGAAGTCAGTTGAAAACACCAAGTTTGGGTCAAAGTCTAAGTGCGTCAGCATTGAGCAGCAGAGTAAACTGAG